The Candidatus Paceibacterota bacterium genomic sequence TTCTTCCTCGCTGAGTACGTCAACATTGTGGCGGTTTCCGCGCTCGCAACTACCCTTTTCCTTGGTGGCTACCACGCTCTTCCTGGACTTACTTTCACCGAGAATTGGCTAGGTGGCTGGTTCGCGCTGGTCTGGTTCATGGTGAAAGTCATTGGATTCTTCTTCATCTTTGTCTGGCTGCGCGGAACCCTTCCCCGGCTGCGTTATGACCAATTTATGAAGTTTGGCTGGAAAGTACTAATACCCGCAAGCTTGTTCTGGATTATGGTCGTTGCCACGATGCGAGTCCTCTCGCTACGTGGAGCATCTCGAGTTTCAGTTTTGATTTTTGCTAGCGTCGTCGTTTTGATCGTGCTGGCTGCCAACATCGCCTTTGAGGCATCACGAAAGCGTGTAAAACCAGTGTCTGATGTAGAAATACCAGAGCCGAATTTCCCGGTTCCTCAAATACCGGCGCCACGATTGGAGGTGCCACGTGTCTGAGATGCGTGAGTATCCAGTAGAGCCTGCAATAGAACGAGTCAATTCTGAAATTGGAATCGATGCGGTTCCAACTGCTCCAGTAACTGAAGAAGGAACAAAGAGTTTCGGTGCGCAACTTCTTGGATTTTGGGTGACCTTCCGGACCATGTTTAAGAAAGTGAACACGGTTGAGTACCCAGAGGTGAAAGAGCCCACAGCTGCCCGCTTCCACGGACGTCATCAACTCAACCGGCACGCTGACGGACTGGAAAAGTGCATCGGTTGCGAACTCTGCGCCTGGGCGTGTCCGGCAGATGCAATTTATGTTGAGGGTGCATCAAACACTGAAGAACATCGGATGTCGCCAGGGGAGCGGTATGGAAAGGTTTATCAGATCAATTACCTGCGTTGCATTTTCTGCGGACTCTGCATCGAAGCCTGTCCAACTCGTGCCCTAACTATGACAAACGAATATGAGTTGGCTGATGACTCTCGGTCAAAATTGATTTTTGAAAAGGCTGATCTTCTCGCTCCTCTTAGAGATGGAATGTTGATGCCCCCTCACCCGATGTATCCAGATATGGATGACACCAATTACTACAAGGGCGATGTCCTGGGATTTCATCCATCGCAGGAGGTGAAACCTTGATAAATCTGGCACTGGAAGTTGGAAGAACCCCCGCACCAGAAGCAACTCTTTTCTGGATTCTTGGGCCGCTGGCAGTGCTTGCCGCTCTTGGGATGTTGCTTGCAAAAAAAGCAGTCCACTCCGCGATTTTGATGGCCTGGGTCATGATTACTCTGGCGATTTTCTACATCGCCCAAGATGCATTATTCCTTGGCATCGTGCAGATAGTTGTTTACACCGGCGCAGTCATGATGCTCTTCCTCTTTATCTTGATGCTGGTTGGGATTGATTCCAAGGATTCTTTAACTGAGACAATTCGCGGCCTGCGTCCTATCGCAATCCTTGCTGCATTTGGCTTTGGCGGGCTTCTTGTCTCTCTTGTAGGTCGGGCGACTTTGGGTCACGACGCGGTTGGCTTGGATACGGCAAATGCGCAAGGAAATGTTCCAGCGCTCGCCCAACTCCTCTTCTCCCGATATGTCTGGGCCTTTGAAGTGGTTTCTGCCCTGCTTATCACCGCTGCCCTAGGTGCCATGGTTCTCGCCCACAGCCACAGAGTCACCTCGCGCCCGACTCAGCGAGATCTATCGATCATGCGTTTTCGTACCGGTTCCCTTGCCAATGCGGCGGGGCTTCCCAACCCTGGTGTCTACGCACTTCATAATGCAGTCGATGTTCCAGCACTGCTTCCCGATGGAACTCCTGCCCCCAACTCAATTTCGGCAACACTCGAAGCACGTGGCGATGTTATTGATTCGCGCCAGTTCCAACTAGGTGAAGCGGAGGAGGAGAAATGAATCCAGCAAATTACTTATACGTCTCCACCATGCTCTTCACAATCGGCGCCATTGGCGTGGTTGTCAGGCGTAATGCCATTGTGGTTTTTATGTGCATTGAGTTGATGCTTAACGCCGCTAACTTGGCATTCGTAACATTTGCCAGAATAAATGGAAACCTTGATGGTCAAGTGATGGCTTTCTTCACAATGGTCGTCGCGGCATGCGAAGTTGTTGTAGGCCTGGCGATTATCGTCACGATTTATCGTTCGCGTCGATCCGCATCAGTTGATGATGCCAGTTTGTTGAGACGGTGATTTGATGACCAGTAATTCGCTTGTTTATTTAATCGCACTGCCACTCTTTGGGGCGGCTCTTCTATTGCTGACCGGAAGAAGATCTGATCGTTGGGGCCATATCCTTGCGACGCTTCTCTCGGGTGGCTCTTTTGCAGTGGGGCTCTATGAGTTCTCACAGATGCTCTCTCGCTCAACTGAGAACCGGGCCGTTACCCAGAAGTTATTTAGCTGGATTTCCGTAGGTAGTTTCAATGTTGATGCTGGCTTGATGCTGGATCAACTGTCGATCTGTTTCGTTCTGCTCATCACAGGCGTTGGCACCCTGATTCATATTTATTCCATCGCCTATATGTCGCATGATCTTGACCGGCGTCGATTCTTCGCCTACCTCAACTTCTTTATCGCGGCGATGCTCCTGCTCGTCCTCGGCGATTCATATCTCAACCTTTACGTTGGTTGGGAAGGCGTGGGTCTAGCCTCCTACTTACTTATTGGATTCTGGAATCAGAAACCCGCTTATGCGACTGCGGCGAAGAAAGCCTTCGTCGCCAACCGCGTTGGTGACCTGGGACTTTCGCTGGCCATCATGATCGCCTTCGCCACTCTGGGAACCGTCTCGTTTTCTGGAGTAAAAGAGCATGCCAGCCAAGCCTCAACTGGAGCCCTCACCGCAATTGGAATCATGCTTCTGGTTGCCGCAACCGGCAAGTCGGCGCAATTCCCATTGCAGGCCTGGCTCGGAGATGCCATGGCAGGTCCTACTCCGGTCTCGGCTCTCATCCATGCTGCGACGATGGTGACTGCCGGCGTTTACTTAATTACGCGCTCTAACTTTATTTTTGATGCTGCACCAACCGCCCAACTCGCGGTAGCAATTGTCGGCGCGATCACGCTTCTTTTTGGCGCTGTAATCGGTATGGCTAAAGACGACATTAAGAAAGCACTTGCGGCTTCGACGATGTCGCAGATTGGCTACATGGTCTTGGGTGCGGGCCTTGGACCAGCTGGTTATGCCTTCGCGATCATGCACTTGCTGACGCATGGTTTCTTCAAAGCTGGAATGTTCCTCGGTGCCGGATCGGTCATGCATGGCATGAATGATGAAGTGAATATGCGCAGATACGGCGGGCTCCGAAAGTTTATGCCAATCACTTTTGCAACATTTGGTTTGGGCTATCTGGCGATTATCGGTGTCCCACCTTTTGCAGGCTTCTACTCCAAAGACAAGATTATTGAAGTTGCTTTTAATGCGGGCGGAATCAAGGGCGTTACTTTGGGAATTGCGGCTCTTCTTGGTGCAGCAATTACCGCGTTCTATATGACCCGCGTTGTCGTTATGACTTTTGCTGGAAAAGCACGCTGGGAAGACGAGGCTCATCCACACGAGTCGCCAATTCTTATGTGGGCTCCGATGGCCTTGCTTGCGGTTGGCTCAGTGGTCTCCGGATTCCTCTTTACTCAAGGAGATGCCCTACGTAATTGGCTTTCCCCCGTCGTCGAACCCGTTGAAGTGCACGAGAGCGAACTTTTAAGTCCTGCACTTGTGTCAGTACTGGCGCTGGTACTTGTTCTCCTGGGCGTTGGATTAGCAGTATTGAAGTATTTGCGAAACGATGTTCCGGCCGTGGCGCCGGAGAAAGTTTCGATCTTCACCAAACTCGCACGTCGCGATCTCTGGCAAGATGATTTCAACGAAGCGGTCTTTATGCGCCCTGGTCAGAAACTGACTCATGCTCTGGTTGAGACAGACCGAGTTCTTATTGACGGCGCAGTCCGTGGTGTTGCGCGATTGGCAATCGGTTCTGGAGGCGCCCTTCGCGCAACCCAGACGGGTTTTGTTCGTAGTTATGCAATGTGGATTCTGCTCGGCGCGATTGGCTTAATAGCCGCGATTTGGATGGTCACCCTGTGATGAACAGTTCTAATTGGTTGACAATACTGGGCATCCTGCCACTTGTGGGAGCTCTCCTTATTAGCGCTCTGCCTAAGAAGAGTGAACTCAATGCGAAGCGAATTGCGTTCATTACGACATTGGTTGTTGCCGCAGTCACGGTGGCGATGGCTACTCAGTTCCAACGCGATAACGTCGAAATGCAATTCGTGTTAAATCGATCTTGGATTCCTTCTTTAGGAATTAATTTTGCTTTAGGCGTGGATGCAATTGCACTAGTTTTGATCCTGCTCTCGACACTCCTTGCGCCAATTGTTGTGCTGGCCGGCTGGAATGAATCAGCAGGTGGTCGATGGAGCACAAAGACCTTCTACATCCTGCTTCTCGTACTTGAGACGATGATGATTGGTGTCTTTGCCGCAACTGATGTCTTCCTCTTCTACGTATTCTTCGAAGCCATGTTGATC encodes the following:
- the nuoK gene encoding NADH-quinone oxidoreductase subunit NuoK — protein: MNPANYLYVSTMLFTIGAIGVVVRRNAIVVFMCIELMLNAANLAFVTFARINGNLDGQVMAFFTMVVAACEVVVGLAIIVTIYRSRRSASVDDASLLRR
- a CDS encoding NADH-quinone oxidoreductase subunit J, translated to MINLALEVGRTPAPEATLFWILGPLAVLAALGMLLAKKAVHSAILMAWVMITLAIFYIAQDALFLGIVQIVVYTGAVMMLFLFILMLVGIDSKDSLTETIRGLRPIAILAAFGFGGLLVSLVGRATLGHDAVGLDTANAQGNVPALAQLLFSRYVWAFEVVSALLITAALGAMVLAHSHRVTSRPTQRDLSIMRFRTGSLANAAGLPNPGVYALHNAVDVPALLPDGTPAPNSISATLEARGDVIDSRQFQLGEAEEEK
- the nuoL gene encoding NADH-quinone oxidoreductase subunit L: MMTSNSLVYLIALPLFGAALLLLTGRRSDRWGHILATLLSGGSFAVGLYEFSQMLSRSTENRAVTQKLFSWISVGSFNVDAGLMLDQLSICFVLLITGVGTLIHIYSIAYMSHDLDRRRFFAYLNFFIAAMLLLVLGDSYLNLYVGWEGVGLASYLLIGFWNQKPAYATAAKKAFVANRVGDLGLSLAIMIAFATLGTVSFSGVKEHASQASTGALTAIGIMLLVAATGKSAQFPLQAWLGDAMAGPTPVSALIHAATMVTAGVYLITRSNFIFDAAPTAQLAVAIVGAITLLFGAVIGMAKDDIKKALAASTMSQIGYMVLGAGLGPAGYAFAIMHLLTHGFFKAGMFLGAGSVMHGMNDEVNMRRYGGLRKFMPITFATFGLGYLAIIGVPPFAGFYSKDKIIEVAFNAGGIKGVTLGIAALLGAAITAFYMTRVVVMTFAGKARWEDEAHPHESPILMWAPMALLAVGSVVSGFLFTQGDALRNWLSPVVEPVEVHESELLSPALVSVLALVLVLLGVGLAVLKYLRNDVPAVAPEKVSIFTKLARRDLWQDDFNEAVFMRPGQKLTHALVETDRVLIDGAVRGVARLAIGSGGALRATQTGFVRSYAMWILLGAIGLIAAIWMVTL
- the nuoI gene encoding NADH-quinone oxidoreductase subunit NuoI, which encodes MREYPVEPAIERVNSEIGIDAVPTAPVTEEGTKSFGAQLLGFWVTFRTMFKKVNTVEYPEVKEPTAARFHGRHQLNRHADGLEKCIGCELCAWACPADAIYVEGASNTEEHRMSPGERYGKVYQINYLRCIFCGLCIEACPTRALTMTNEYELADDSRSKLIFEKADLLAPLRDGMLMPPHPMYPDMDDTNYYKGDVLGFHPSQEVKP